Proteins from a single region of Eremothecium gossypii ATCC 10895 chromosome VI, complete sequence:
- the ADD37 gene encoding Add37p (Syntenic homolog of Saccharomyces cerevisiae YMR184W (ADD37)), whose translation MKSFQNCTESEVSGYNDCPNFLFAAREHTAGSSHRRGLKARARGRARRPDMPSDALQQMEPGELEEIRAEAMRKIEWLFETESRLAEVEFNFYRNKVRQNLGRALADERTLLMMAAVLRQLPADLETAKDVLTTWLVSDVSVAAWCTALRKILENAVL comes from the coding sequence ATGAAAAGCTTCCAGAATTGCACAGAGAGCGAGGTAAGTGGGTACAACGACTGCCCGAACTTCTTGTTTGCAGCGCGGGAACATACTGCCGGGAGCAGTCACCGCCGGGGGCTGAAAGCTCGGGCTAGggggcgcgcgcggcggcccGACATGCCATCGGATGCTTTGCAGCAAATGGAGCCTGGCGAGCTTGAAGAGATCAGAGCGGAGGCGATGCGCAAAATAGAATGGCTCTTCGAGACAGAGTCACGGTTGGCAGAGGTGGAATTTAATTTCTACCGCAACAAGGTGCGCCAGAATCTCGGCCGTGCCCTCGCAGATGAGCGCACTCTGTTGATGATGGCCGCCGTCCTCCGTCAGTTGCCGGCGGACTTAGAGACGGCTAAGGACGTCTTGACAACTTGGCTGGTCTCTGATGTTTCCGTCGCTGCGTGGTGCACAGCGCTCCGCAAGATTCTCGAGAATGCAGTGCTGTAA